A portion of the Chelonia mydas isolate rCheMyd1 chromosome 23, rCheMyd1.pri.v2, whole genome shotgun sequence genome contains these proteins:
- the LOC119564867 gene encoding uncharacterized protein LOC119564867, with protein MEPWLEVVVVAAGSPELGSNRDMLAEEGSSPARKRPCCSPPRTETPMEWEPLEPAGRDPLTWGTPSWPCSTSRSRCSISPSHWTTDHWDPAHEWPKEPAGPRKLADESAPASGGLPSLAPCSSQSQPAARSDPGPSASCPGTRDLVRQQPKKPARSESWKSMGNRGLAAIVPLVQGILSAFASGLRLAKLLELMRNQHGVDVEALCRAESAPDVLGLLAQVPGLRVCTPERGPQCLIQLERALADEYAPAPGDPPSLAPCSSQSQPALHSDPGSSASCRPRRGDMVCQQPKKPARSKRRKSMGDRGVAATLAPFLGHVLRPFPLGLGLPKLLEAVRQDHDLDLTALSQEAGYKDVLGLLGQVPGIWLHKSSRGRTYTLHLHAAADESAAAPGGPPSPAPGSSQSQPAPCSDPGSSASCCPGRGDLARQQPKRWKSMGDGGVAATLGPFLWNVLCPFPLGLGLPKLLEAVWRDHDLDLAALSREAGYKDVLGLLGQVPGIWLHKSSRGRTYTLHLQAAPWTPTPADLLLGGVLPPRLGVLEGAERLGAAILRQRRGPPGSHPCLPPCGARAAWCGGRGLGDTPAGGMVSSHLQLAAL; from the exons GTCGGGATCCCCTCACATGGGGTACCCCCAGCTGGCCGTGCTCCACTTCCCGGTCCCGATGCTCCATTTCCCCCAGCCACTGGACCACCGACCACTGGGACCCGGCTCACGAGTGGCCCAAGGAACCGGCTGGGCCAAGAA AGTTGGCAGATGAATCCGCACCGGCCTCGGGGGGCCTCCCCAGTCTAGCCCCATGCAGCAGCCAGTCGCAGCCAGCCGCGCGCTCGGATCCCGGAccctctgcctcctgccctggAACAAGGGACCTGGTGCGCCAGCAGCCGAAGAAGCCTGCTCGGTCGGAGAGTTGGAAATCCATGGGAAACAGAG GCCTCGCGGCCATTGTCCCACTGGTGCAGGGCATCCTGTCGGCCTTCGCCTCGGGCCTGAGGCTGGCAAAGCTGCTGGAGCTCATGAGGAACCAGCACGGGGTCGACGTGGAGGCTCTGTGCCGGGCTGAGAGTGCCCCGGACGTCCTGGGGCTGCTGGCCCAGGTGCCTGGGCTGCGGGTATGCACCCCTGAGAGGGGCCCCCAGTGCCTTATCCAGCTTGAGAGAG CATTGGCAGATGAATACGCACCAGCCCCGGGGGACCCCCCGAGTCTAGCCCCATGCAGCAGCCAgtcacagccagccctgcactcAGATCCTGGGTCCTCTGCCTCCTGCCGCCCCAGAAGAGGGGACATGGTGTGCCAGCAACCGAAGAAGCCTGCTCGGTCAAAGAGACGGAAATCCATGGGAGACAGAG GTGTGGCTGCCACCCTCGCCCCCTTTCTGGGGCATGTCCTGCGCCCCTTTCCCCTGGGCCTGGGGCTGCCCAAGCTGCTGGAGGCCGTGCGGCAGGACCATGACCTGGACCTGACAGCGCTGAGCCAGGAAGCAGGGTATAAAGACGTCCTGGGGCTGCTGGGGCAGGTGCCCGGGATCTGGCTGCACAAGTCCTCCAGAGGCCGCACATACACCTTGCACCTCCatgcag CAGCAGATGAATCTGCAGCAGCCCCGGGGGGACCCCCCagtccagccccaggcagcagccaaTCACAGCCAGCCCCGTGCTCGGATCCTGGGtcctctgcctcctgctgccccgGAAGAGGGGACCTGGCACGCCAGCAGCCGAAGAGATGGAAATCCATGGGAGACGGAG GTGTGGCTGCCACCCTTGGCCCCTTTTTGTGGAACGTcctgtgccccttccccctgGGCTTGGGGCTGCCCAAactgctggaggctgtgtggcGGGACCACGACCTGGACCTGGCAGCACTGAGCCGGGAAGCAGGGTATAAAGACGTCCTGGGGCTGCTGGGGCAGGTGCCCGGGATCTGGCTGCACAAGTCCTCCAGAGGCCGCACATACACCTTGCACCTCCAAGCag CCCCATGGACCCCAACTCCTGCTGACCTTCTGCTGGGGGGAGTGCTGCCCCCCAGGCTGGGAGTGTTGGAGGGAGCCGAGAGGCTGGGTGCAGCGATTCTGAGGCAGAGGCGAGGGCCCCCAggctcccacccctgcctgcctcctTGTGGGGCCAGAGCCgcttggtgtggggggaggggcttagGGGATACCCCTGCAGGGGGGATGGTCTCCTCCCACCTACAGTTGGCAGCCCTGTGA